The following proteins come from a genomic window of Desulfobacterales bacterium:
- a CDS encoding cytochrome c3 family protein, with amino-acid sequence MMLFLAIAVMFVSTGLNAGTTAPDAIKMENKAYDKHTKPIVTFEHKKHAEDYAKANPKLFPNGCGDCHHDQNGKPLKDLKAGDDVQGCISCHKEPGQKPSKEKLDKKEKIKKYHAEAIHENCGGCHSDFNKAKKLKSSDKGAAPTKSRCNNCHQK; translated from the coding sequence ATGATGTTGTTTTTGGCAATAGCGGTCATGTTTGTGTCAACCGGCCTGAATGCGGGAACCACGGCTCCAGATGCCATAAAAATGGAAAACAAGGCCTATGACAAACACACCAAGCCCATCGTCACGTTTGAACATAAAAAGCACGCTGAAGACTATGCCAAGGCCAATCCCAAGCTTTTTCCAAACGGCTGCGGTGACTGCCACCACGATCAAAACGGCAAGCCTTTAAAGGATTTAAAGGCCGGTGATGATGTCCAGGGCTGTATTTCCTGCCATAAGGAACCGGGCCAGAAACCTTCAAAGGAAAAGCTGGATAAAAAGGAAAAAATCAAAAAGTATCATGCCGAAGCGATCCACGAAAACTGCGGCGGCTGCCACAGTGATTTTAATAAAGCCAAAAAACTAAAATCATCCGACAAGGGCGCAGCGCCCACGAAGTCAAGATGTAACAATTGCCACCAGAAATAA
- a CDS encoding cobyrinate a,c-diamide synthase → MEFPRLVMAALRGGSGKTILSIGIIAAWKKLGKTVAPFKKGPDYIDAGWLALAAGRPCFNLDTFLVDAALVRASFLTHTHPGDIALIEGNRGLYDGMDRAGATSTAELAKLLGAPVILCIDCTKSTRTMAAAVLGCLHFDPEVQIKGVILNRVAGSRHEQILRQSIEHHCGIPVLGAVPKLKNESFPERHMGLVPTPEHDWAGDSIEAAAKMAAQYLELEALSRVAAQALPVPTVEKEREKIKGRETIKSQPARVVKGPAPRIGIMRDSAFQFYYPENIEALRSAGAQTVFLSPLDDKPFPLVDALYIGGGFPETHAERLAANIHFKEKIKSLVEKGLPIYAECGGLMYLGETLVLGENAYPMTGVLPVVFGFSKKPQGHGYTIVVVERKNPYFPVGTELRGHEFHYSTVLKWSGADKDLAYSMKRGAGFMRQKDGLCFKNVLATYTHIHALGTPGWAEKLVQNARSFQRSKA, encoded by the coding sequence ATGGAATTTCCCAGACTGGTGATGGCAGCCCTGCGGGGCGGATCGGGAAAGACCATACTGTCGATCGGAATCATCGCAGCATGGAAAAAGCTGGGGAAAACCGTCGCTCCTTTTAAAAAAGGTCCGGATTATATTGATGCGGGCTGGCTTGCCCTTGCGGCCGGCCGGCCCTGTTTTAATCTGGACACTTTCCTGGTCGATGCGGCGCTTGTCCGCGCCTCTTTTCTGACCCATACCCATCCGGGTGATATCGCACTGATAGAAGGCAACCGGGGACTTTACGACGGCATGGACCGCGCCGGCGCAACCAGCACGGCCGAGCTGGCCAAACTGCTCGGCGCGCCGGTCATTCTCTGCATCGACTGCACCAAATCCACCCGCACCATGGCGGCCGCAGTTTTGGGGTGTCTGCACTTTGACCCGGAAGTTCAGATAAAAGGGGTTATTTTAAACCGTGTGGCCGGTTCCCGCCACGAACAAATCCTGCGCCAAAGCATCGAGCACCATTGCGGCATTCCGGTTCTGGGCGCTGTGCCGAAATTGAAAAATGAAAGCTTCCCGGAGCGTCACATGGGGCTGGTACCAACGCCGGAACATGACTGGGCCGGCGATTCCATCGAAGCCGCAGCAAAAATGGCGGCGCAATACCTGGAGCTTGAAGCGTTGTCCCGGGTGGCTGCCCAAGCCCTTCCCGTTCCAACGGTTGAAAAAGAACGGGAGAAAATTAAAGGCCGGGAGACCATCAAAAGCCAACCGGCCCGGGTGGTAAAAGGCCCTGCTCCTCGAATCGGCATCATGAGGGATTCGGCGTTTCAATTCTATTATCCGGAAAATATCGAAGCGCTCCGCTCAGCCGGCGCCCAAACCGTATTTTTGAGCCCGCTGGACGACAAACCGTTTCCGCTGGTGGATGCCCTCTACATCGGCGGCGGATTTCCGGAAACACACGCGGAAAGACTGGCTGCCAACATCCACTTCAAAGAAAAAATAAAGTCGTTGGTGGAAAAGGGCCTTCCCATTTATGCCGAATGCGGCGGATTGATGTATCTGGGCGAGACGCTGGTGCTGGGGGAAAACGCTTACCCCATGACCGGGGTGTTGCCGGTTGTTTTCGGATTTTCCAAAAAACCCCAGGGTCACGGGTATACCATTGTCGTTGTAGAGAGAAAAAACCCTTACTTTCCGGTGGGAACGGAATTGCGCGGGCATGAATTTCACTATTCCACGGTTTTAAAATGGAGTGGCGCGGATAAGGACCTGGCCTATTCAATGAAAAGAGGCGCCGGGTTTATGAGACAGAAGGACGGGTTATGTTTTAAAAACGTCCTGGCAACTTATACGCACATCCATGCGCTGGGAACGCCGGGATGGGCCGAGAAGCTTGTTCAAAATGCCAGGTCTTTTCAACGTTCCAAAGCGTAA
- a CDS encoding dissimilatory sulfite reductase D family protein: MDQAEATAKIVAELQGKKGKSKFYFNDLAKILEMKPRDAKKMINLMVQEGVLEYWSSGSTSMYGLKGAGKQAAAEHED, from the coding sequence ATGGATCAAGCGGAAGCAACGGCAAAAATCGTAGCAGAACTCCAGGGTAAAAAGGGCAAAAGTAAATTTTATTTCAACGATTTGGCAAAAATTCTGGAGATGAAACCAAGAGACGCCAAAAAAATGATCAACCTGATGGTTCAGGAAGGCGTTCTTGAATACTGGTCCAGCGGCAGCACCTCCATGTACGGACTTAAGGGCGCCGGCAAGCAGGCGGCGGCCGAACACGAAGACTAA
- the dsrB gene encoding dissimilatory-type sulfite reductase subunit beta codes for MAFISSGYDPKQPMKDRITDIGPRHFEEFYPPVIKKNKGKWLYHEILEPGVLVHVSETGDKVFTVRAGGARLMSVSHIREICDIADKHCGGHVRFTTRNNIEFMVDSKDKVEPLKKDLLSRKQSGGCYKFPVGGTGAGITNIVHTQGWLHCHTPATDASGPVKAAMDVLFEDFTSMRLPAHLRVSLACCLNMCGAVHCSDIAILGYHRKPPMLDHEYLDKMCEIPLAIAACPTAAIKPAKVDLPDGRKVNSVAVNNSRCMFCGNCYTMCPAMPLQDDVGDGIVLMVGGKVSNRISAPKFSKVVVAFIPNEPPRWPKTTEAIKQIVEAYAKDARKYERLGEWAERIGWERFFDKCELEFTHHLIDDFRDPAYFTWRQTTNFKF; via the coding sequence ATGGCTTTTATATCCTCAGGATACGATCCAAAACAACCGATGAAGGACCGGATAACCGACATCGGTCCTCGACATTTTGAAGAATTTTATCCGCCCGTAATCAAGAAAAACAAGGGCAAATGGCTGTATCATGAAATCCTGGAACCCGGCGTGCTGGTGCATGTGTCTGAAACCGGCGACAAGGTTTTTACGGTCCGGGCCGGCGGCGCGCGTTTGATGAGCGTGTCCCATATCCGTGAAATCTGCGACATCGCGGATAAACACTGTGGCGGTCATGTGCGGTTTACCACCCGAAACAATATCGAATTCATGGTGGACAGCAAAGACAAGGTAGAACCGTTAAAGAAAGACCTGCTCAGCAGAAAACAGTCGGGCGGGTGCTACAAGTTCCCTGTTGGCGGCACCGGCGCGGGGATTACCAATATTGTCCACACCCAGGGCTGGCTGCACTGCCATACACCGGCAACGGACGCTTCCGGTCCGGTAAAAGCCGCAATGGACGTGCTGTTTGAAGATTTCACCAGTATGCGGCTTCCGGCGCACCTGCGCGTTTCGCTGGCCTGCTGCTTAAACATGTGCGGGGCGGTTCACTGTTCGGACATCGCCATTCTGGGCTATCATCGCAAACCGCCGATGCTGGACCACGAATACCTGGATAAAATGTGCGAGATCCCGCTGGCGATTGCGGCCTGTCCCACGGCAGCCATCAAGCCGGCCAAAGTCGATCTCCCGGACGGGAGAAAAGTCAACAGTGTTGCGGTCAATAACAGCCGCTGCATGTTCTGCGGCAATTGCTACACCATGTGCCCGGCCATGCCCCTGCAGGACGATGTAGGCGATGGCATTGTCTTAATGGTGGGCGGAAAGGTTTCCAACCGCATCAGCGCTCCGAAGTTTTCAAAGGTCGTGGTGGCCTTTATCCCCAACGAGCCGCCGCGCTGGCCGAAAACGACTGAAGCAATCAAGCAAATAGTAGAAGCTTATGCCAAGGACGCCCGCAAGTATGAACGCCTGGGCGAATGGGCCGAACGGATCGGGTGGGAAAGATTCTTTGATAAATGCGAACTGGAATTTACCCATCATCTGATCGATGATTTCCGCGATCCGGCCTATTTTACATGGCGTCAGACAACCAACTTTAAGTTCTAA
- the dsrA gene encoding dissimilatory-type sulfite reductase subunit alpha: MAKHKTPLLDQLETGPWPSFVTDIKREAESRAKNEKGVEYQIPQDVCEDILGLLELSFKHGRTHWKHGGIVGVFGYGGGVIGRYCDQPEMFKGVAHFHTLRVNQPAGKFYKTEFLKQLCDLWDMRGSGITNMHGSTGDIILLGTTTPQLEEIFYELTHKYNQDLGGSGSNLRTPSDCIGQARCEYACYDTQALCHDLTNSYQDELHRPAFPYKFKFKLDGCPNCCVASIARADMSFIGTWRDDIGIDQEAVKAYVGGEIQPNAGAHAGRDWGPFDIKKEVINLCPTECMKYKDGKLFINNKECTRCMHCINVMPRALRIGNDRGLSILVGAKAPILDGAQMGSLLVPFIKAEEPYDEIKEVIEKIWDWWMEEGKNRERLGELIKRQGFQKLLEATEIKPMPQHVQEPRSNPYIFWKEEEVEGGFKRDVNEFRKHHQR, translated from the coding sequence ATGGCAAAACATAAAACCCCTTTGTTGGATCAACTGGAAACTGGGCCGTGGCCGAGTTTTGTGACCGACATTAAGCGGGAAGCCGAATCAAGAGCTAAGAATGAAAAAGGTGTTGAGTACCAGATACCTCAGGATGTGTGTGAAGATATTCTGGGCCTGCTGGAGCTGTCTTTCAAACATGGCAGGACCCATTGGAAGCACGGCGGAATCGTCGGCGTGTTCGGCTATGGCGGCGGCGTCATCGGCCGGTATTGCGACCAGCCCGAGATGTTCAAGGGCGTCGCCCATTTCCACACGCTGCGCGTCAACCAGCCGGCCGGCAAGTTTTACAAAACAGAATTTTTAAAGCAGCTGTGTGACTTGTGGGATATGCGCGGCAGCGGCATTACCAATATGCATGGATCCACCGGCGATATTATTCTGCTAGGGACCACGACGCCGCAGCTGGAAGAAATTTTTTATGAATTGACCCATAAATACAATCAGGATCTGGGCGGGTCCGGTTCCAACCTGCGGACGCCTTCGGACTGCATCGGTCAGGCCCGCTGCGAATATGCGTGTTATGACACCCAGGCGCTTTGCCATGACCTGACCAATTCGTATCAGGATGAACTGCATCGTCCGGCGTTTCCCTATAAATTCAAGTTTAAGCTTGACGGCTGCCCCAACTGCTGCGTGGCATCCATCGCCCGGGCGGATATGTCTTTTATCGGCACCTGGCGGGATGACATCGGAATCGACCAGGAAGCGGTCAAGGCCTATGTCGGCGGGGAGATCCAACCCAATGCCGGCGCCCATGCCGGCCGCGACTGGGGCCCGTTTGATATCAAGAAAGAAGTCATCAACCTGTGTCCCACCGAATGCATGAAGTATAAGGATGGAAAACTTTTCATCAACAATAAAGAGTGTACGCGCTGCATGCACTGCATCAATGTCATGCCCAGAGCATTGCGAATCGGCAATGACCGTGGTTTGTCCATTCTGGTGGGTGCAAAGGCCCCGATCCTCGACGGCGCCCAGATGGGCTCACTGCTGGTTCCCTTTATCAAGGCGGAAGAGCCTTACGATGAAATCAAAGAAGTCATCGAAAAAATATGGGACTGGTGGATGGAAGAAGGCAAGAACCGCGAACGGCTGGGCGAACTGATCAAACGGCAGGGATTCCAGAAGCTGCTTGAGGCGACCGAGATTAAGCCGATGCCGCAGCATGTTCAGGAACCGCGTTCCAACCCCTACATTTTCTGGAAAGAAGAAGAGGTAGAGGGCGGCTTTAAGCGCGATGTCAATGAATTCAGAAAACATCATCAGCGATAG
- a CDS encoding tetratricopeptide repeat protein: MSKAKNVDEYIAQQRAALAGNPDCGTTHYNLAVALLGQKKYDEAEKELHEALSCSPNLAEAYVQLGGIRLQRGDLDGCLEFNKQAVQSRAGFAEGYGNIGFVNLQQGKLDEAIFALEKAVKFNTRFLQAYATLANAYLMKGMIAESIETNLKVLSMEPNFAIAHNNLAIAYLESGQPELAVTHCDKAVELGYAVAPEIIKEIEQYR; encoded by the coding sequence ATGTCGAAAGCAAAAAATGTGGATGAATATATCGCCCAGCAGCGGGCGGCCCTGGCGGGAAATCCCGATTGCGGTACAACCCATTACAATCTTGCGGTGGCGTTGCTGGGACAAAAAAAATATGATGAAGCAGAAAAAGAACTCCATGAAGCGCTGAGTTGCAGCCCGAACCTTGCCGAAGCCTATGTCCAACTGGGGGGAATCCGGTTGCAGCGGGGCGACCTGGACGGGTGTCTCGAGTTCAATAAACAAGCCGTACAGTCAAGAGCCGGATTTGCAGAAGGTTACGGCAATATCGGTTTTGTGAATCTGCAACAAGGAAAACTGGACGAAGCTATTTTTGCGCTTGAAAAAGCGGTTAAATTCAATACCCGCTTTCTACAGGCCTATGCCACCCTGGCAAATGCCTATTTAATGAAAGGGATGATCGCTGAAAGCATTGAAACGAACTTAAAGGTGCTTTCAATGGAACCGAATTTTGCAATTGCCCATAACAACCTGGCCATCGCGTATCTTGAAAGCGGACAACCGGAGCTGGCCGTCACCCACTGCGACAAGGCGGTTGAGCTGGGATATGCCGTCGCCCCTGAAATAATTAAAGAAATAGAACAGTATCGATAG
- the dapA gene encoding 4-hydroxy-tetrahydrodipicolinate synthase, translated as MLTGCFTAIITPFTAGHSTVDFKGLEKLVEYQIINGISGILAVGTTGESPTLNWEEHKKVIKVVAQQARKKCGCIAGTGSNNTEEAIEGSKHSADLGVDAVLLVDPYYNGPSSLEIRKEYVGPVARAVPDVQVIPYVIPGRTGAQLLPEDLALLYQDYKNVSIVKEATADLENMKRTRKCCGPDYTIFSGDDGMTYEMMVNPEIKAAGVISVVSNIVPAALSNLVRLLQQGDLEGAKQLLNSLKPLFDLVTVKTMEKTPYGDVLCRARNPLAIKTLMKLLGMPSGQCRPPIGKMTRAGLDKVLLVARKVQADSPEIFKPLADFFSVDIDERLNTPSYQEGLYYEGYL; from the coding sequence ATGCTCACTGGATGTTTTACTGCAATTATTACACCGTTTACGGCCGGACATTCCACCGTTGATTTTAAAGGCCTTGAAAAGCTGGTGGAATACCAGATCATAAACGGAATCAGCGGCATACTGGCAGTCGGTACAACCGGAGAAAGTCCGACCCTAAACTGGGAGGAACACAAAAAGGTCATCAAGGTGGTCGCCCAGCAGGCCCGAAAAAAATGCGGCTGCATTGCCGGAACCGGCAGCAACAATACCGAAGAGGCCATCGAAGGGTCTAAACATTCCGCTGATTTGGGTGTTGATGCCGTTTTGCTGGTAGACCCTTATTACAATGGCCCCAGCTCCCTGGAAATCAGAAAAGAATATGTCGGCCCGGTGGCCCGCGCTGTTCCGGATGTTCAGGTCATCCCTTATGTTATTCCCGGTCGAACGGGCGCCCAACTGCTGCCGGAAGACCTTGCCCTGCTCTATCAGGATTATAAAAACGTATCCATCGTAAAAGAAGCCACCGCCGACCTTGAAAACATGAAACGGACACGCAAATGCTGCGGCCCGGATTATACGATCTTTTCCGGCGATGACGGCATGACGTACGAAATGATGGTAAACCCGGAGATTAAAGCCGCCGGTGTTATATCCGTGGTTTCAAATATTGTTCCCGCGGCCCTGTCCAATCTGGTCCGCCTGCTTCAGCAAGGCGACCTCGAAGGAGCGAAACAGCTGCTCAACTCGCTTAAACCGCTTTTTGACCTGGTAACGGTTAAAACCATGGAAAAAACGCCGTATGGAGATGTTCTTTGCCGGGCCAGAAATCCCCTGGCAATCAAAACCCTGATGAAACTGCTGGGAATGCCTTCGGGCCAATGCCGCCCCCCCATCGGCAAAATGACCCGCGCCGGACTTGATAAAGTGCTCCTCGTCGCTCGAAAGGTCCAGGCCGATTCGCCTGAAATATTTAAACCGTTGGCAGACTTTTTCAGCGTTGACATTGACGAGCGGCTCAATACGCCGTCCTATCAGGAAGGTCTCTATTACGAAGGATACCTGTAA
- a CDS encoding YkgJ family cysteine cluster protein, translated as MNSTPKAARVEPRRLGPKNKFKFRCHDKISCFTKCCRGINIILTPYDIIRLKNRLGLKSDEFLALYTEPQLLEKTDLPVITLKLLDDDLASCPFVRTDGCIIYEDRPTTCRYYPLGVASLSHKEGADDDGFYFFVDEPHCQGFNEDKVWNVQEWRHDQGVDVHDDINAEWTDLVVRKRSFPPSVRLTEQGKQMFFMVSYNIDMFRAFVFESSFLKRYDVDQDTRTRIKQDEISLLKFGLKWLKWILYKEGQSEFREIRTK; from the coding sequence ATGAATTCTACCCCGAAGGCGGCCCGTGTCGAACCGCGACGACTGGGCCCCAAAAATAAATTTAAATTTCGATGTCATGACAAAATTTCCTGCTTTACGAAATGTTGCCGCGGGATCAATATCATCCTTACGCCCTATGACATTATTCGGCTAAAGAACCGTCTGGGGCTCAAATCCGATGAATTTTTGGCCCTATACACGGAACCTCAGCTGCTGGAAAAAACCGATCTGCCGGTCATCACGCTCAAGCTGCTTGATGACGATTTGGCGTCCTGCCCGTTTGTCAGAACAGATGGATGCATCATTTACGAGGACCGACCCACCACCTGCCGGTATTATCCCCTGGGAGTGGCATCGCTGAGCCACAAGGAGGGAGCCGACGACGATGGATTTTATTTCTTTGTAGATGAACCGCACTGCCAGGGATTTAACGAGGACAAGGTCTGGAATGTCCAGGAGTGGCGTCACGATCAGGGGGTTGATGTCCATGATGACATTAATGCGGAATGGACGGATCTGGTTGTCAGAAAGCGGTCGTTTCCGCCCAGTGTCAGGCTTACGGAACAAGGCAAGCAAATGTTTTTTATGGTCAGCTACAATATCGATATGTTCAGAGCGTTTGTATTTGAAAGCTCTTTTTTAAAACGTTATGATGTCGACCAAGACACCCGCACAAGAATCAAGCAGGATGAAATCAGTCTGTTGAAATTCGGGCTCAAGTGGTTGAAGTGGATTCTTTATAAAGAAGGGCAATCCGAGTTTAGAGAGATCCGGACCAAATAA
- a CDS encoding branched-chain amino acid aminotransferase, with the protein MQLTINKTDKLKSRPDDSDLTFGTMFTDHMFNMDYGSDKGWHNPRIEPYAPIQMDPSTMVLHYGQTVFEGLKAYRTASGDIQLFRPKDNFKRMNGSCRKLCIPEFDADAVFSALKELLKIEKDWVPSAPETSLYIRPTIIAMDPFLGVRASYTYRFFIILSPVGVYYKEGFNPVKIWVTKDHVRAVRGGLGEVKTAANYAASLYAGEQAHKNGYTQVLWLDGVEQKYIEEVGSMNIFFVIDDELITPMLSGSILPGITRDSVIALAKMWNIKVSERKISIDEVMKAHASGSLQEIFGTGTAAVVSPVGELKCGDTVLSVGNGKVGPMAHRFFKTLTDIQYDKSEDPLGWVEPV; encoded by the coding sequence ATGCAGTTAACCATTAACAAAACAGACAAGTTAAAATCACGTCCGGATGATTCCGATTTAACATTCGGAACCATGTTTACCGACCATATGTTTAATATGGATTACGGTTCGGATAAAGGATGGCATAACCCGCGCATCGAACCCTACGCGCCTATTCAAATGGACCCCTCAACGATGGTGCTGCATTACGGGCAAACGGTCTTTGAAGGCCTCAAAGCCTACCGAACCGCTTCCGGCGACATCCAGCTTTTCCGGCCCAAAGACAATTTTAAACGCATGAACGGTTCCTGCCGGAAGCTGTGTATTCCTGAATTCGATGCCGACGCTGTTTTTAGCGCGCTGAAAGAACTGCTCAAAATCGAAAAGGACTGGGTCCCCAGCGCCCCGGAAACATCGCTGTATATCCGGCCGACCATTATCGCCATGGACCCCTTTCTGGGGGTTCGGGCTTCTTACACCTACCGCTTTTTTATCATTTTATCACCGGTGGGCGTTTACTATAAAGAGGGCTTCAACCCCGTCAAGATCTGGGTCACCAAAGATCATGTCCGGGCCGTGCGCGGCGGCCTGGGAGAAGTCAAGACCGCTGCCAACTATGCCGCCAGCCTTTACGCCGGGGAGCAGGCGCATAAAAACGGCTATACCCAGGTGCTGTGGCTGGACGGTGTCGAACAAAAGTATATCGAAGAAGTCGGCTCCATGAACATCTTTTTCGTCATCGACGATGAACTCATTACCCCGATGTTAAGCGGCAGTATCCTTCCCGGCATAACCAGAGACTCCGTCATCGCCCTGGCAAAAATGTGGAACATCAAGGTTTCCGAAAGAAAGATCAGTATCGACGAAGTCATGAAAGCGCATGCTTCCGGGTCACTTCAGGAAATTTTCGGCACAGGAACCGCCGCAGTTGTTTCGCCGGTGGGCGAACTGAAATGCGGCGATACCGTCCTTAGCGTCGGCAACGGCAAAGTCGGGCCCATGGCGCATCGTTTTTTTAAAACCCTGACAGATATTCAATATGACAAGTCCGAGGACCCCTTAGGATGGGTTGAACCGGTATAA
- a CDS encoding UTP--glucose-1-phosphate uridylyltransferase, whose translation MTPAGEPENLKTFVQKMEADGLPPIVIKTFAYYYNQVAAGETGLIYDRDLTCVGPEDIDDLSDLIKYAETGQHVFKNTVKIILNGGLGTTMGLTQAKSLIDVKPGKTFLEIILRQTLHRRMRLAFMNSFNTHKDTLKALAAYDRPDGPLVFLQHKFPKILQQGLAPAVCLNDPELEWNPPGHGDVYTALYTSGILQKLLDQGVHYAFIANSDNLGATVDPALLGYFSKQNIPFMMEVAERTPADLKGGHIARHKSGRLILRESAQCPKAELDAFRDIDCYRFFNTNNIWINLEFLQTLIRDKKTVRLPMILNPKTLDPRDDNSPPVYQLETAMGAAISLFEGARAVKIPKTRFMPVKTCNDLMELRSDRFVFTDDKQLILNPDCRTDFIRIQLDPNFYSRLDLFDQRFSDGIPSLKDCVSLTIRGDVRFEADVRIKGRVIIENNQPSQAVIKKGATIDTDMVLGD comes from the coding sequence GTGACCCCTGCAGGCGAACCAGAAAACCTGAAAACCTTTGTCCAAAAAATGGAAGCAGACGGGCTGCCGCCGATTGTCATTAAAACTTTTGCCTATTATTACAACCAGGTCGCTGCCGGTGAAACCGGCTTGATATATGACCGGGACCTCACCTGTGTGGGACCCGAAGATATTGACGACTTATCCGACCTTATTAAATATGCCGAGACCGGACAGCATGTTTTTAAAAATACCGTTAAAATCATACTCAACGGCGGCCTGGGGACCACCATGGGCCTCACCCAGGCAAAATCCCTTATTGATGTAAAACCCGGCAAAACATTTCTTGAAATCATTCTGCGCCAAACCTTGCATCGGCGGATGCGGCTGGCCTTTATGAACAGTTTCAACACCCATAAGGACACTTTAAAGGCCCTGGCGGCATATGACCGTCCCGACGGGCCTCTGGTTTTTCTGCAGCATAAATTTCCAAAGATTTTACAGCAAGGGCTGGCGCCGGCCGTTTGTCTCAATGATCCTGAGCTTGAATGGAATCCTCCCGGACATGGGGATGTATATACCGCGCTCTATACCTCCGGAATCCTGCAAAAGCTTCTGGATCAGGGGGTGCACTATGCCTTTATCGCCAATTCGGACAATCTGGGCGCGACGGTTGACCCGGCCCTGTTGGGCTATTTTTCCAAACAAAATATTCCCTTTATGATGGAAGTTGCCGAGCGAACACCGGCAGACCTTAAGGGCGGACATATCGCCCGCCATAAAAGCGGCCGTCTGATTTTACGCGAATCCGCGCAATGTCCAAAGGCGGAACTGGACGCTTTCCGGGACATCGACTGCTACCGGTTTTTCAATACCAATAATATCTGGATCAACCTGGAATTTTTGCAAACACTGATCCGGGACAAAAAAACCGTTCGCCTGCCGATGATACTAAACCCCAAGACGTTGGACCCGCGGGACGACAACAGCCCGCCGGTATATCAACTTGAAACCGCCATGGGTGCGGCCATTTCTCTTTTTGAAGGCGCCCGCGCCGTCAAGATTCCCAAAACCCGGTTCATGCCGGTCAAAACCTGCAACGACCTCATGGAGCTTCGCTCCGACCGGTTTGTTTTTACGGACGACAAGCAGTTGATATTAAATCCGGACTGCCGCACTGATTTTATCAGGATCCAGCTCGACCCGAATTTTTACAGCCGTCTGGACCTGTTCGATCAACGCTTTAGCGATGGCATCCCTTCACTCAAGGACTGTGTGTCTTTAACGATTCGCGGAGACGTGCGGTTTGAAGCGGACGTGAGGATTAAAGGCCGGGTGATAATTGAAAATAATCAGCCCTCACAGGCTGTTATTAAAAAGGGTGCGACCATTGACACCGACATGGTTTTGGGGGATTAG
- a CDS encoding transglycosylase SLT domain-containing protein, with translation MRPAKKIWYTILCVCICNLIGISPGFADIYKYIDSNGVLHFTNAPTSSHYRLYIKERPAAALPASLTGKYEPIINAASKRHGISAHLLNAMIKVESDYNPRAVSRKGAKGLMQIMPETMKALNIANGFDPWENIMGGARYFKQLFNRYEGKLPLALAAYNAGPGVVDRFGSIPPFRETEAYVEKVIRYYYLFKRG, from the coding sequence TTGCGTCCCGCAAAAAAAATATGGTATACAATTCTGTGCGTGTGTATATGCAATCTCATCGGAATAAGCCCCGGGTTTGCGGATATCTACAAGTATATCGACAGCAACGGTGTCTTGCACTTTACCAATGCGCCTACCTCCTCCCACTACAGGCTTTATATCAAGGAAAGACCGGCGGCAGCACTGCCGGCAAGTCTAACCGGAAAATATGAACCCATTATCAACGCCGCCTCCAAACGCCACGGCATTTCAGCCCACTTGTTGAATGCGATGATCAAAGTGGAATCAGATTATAATCCACGGGCGGTTTCCAGAAAAGGGGCCAAAGGTTTGATGCAGATCATGCCTGAAACCATGAAAGCATTGAATATCGCCAATGGATTTGATCCGTGGGAAAATATAATGGGCGGTGCGCGCTATTTCAAACAGCTTTTCAACCGCTATGAAGGAAAGCTGCCGCTGGCGCTGGCGGCTTATAACGCCGGTCCGGGGGTGGTGGATCGTTTTGGTAGCATTCCGCCCTTTCGGGAAACAGAAGCATATGTTGAGAAGGTTATCCGGTATTATTACCTGTTTAAAAGGGGCTAA